TTGTTAAATGCGATTGGAAAAATGTAAAATGACATTCTAAATCTGTCTTTTTTCCTAGCTGCGTAGTTACTCATtttatttcaattaaaatatttaactaacgAGATAGATATTTGCTGAAGATCCTATTACATATAGTTATATACATTAAACTGTTCAAGACATATAGGCTTTAATAAGTGACATATGGTGTAGTTGATTTTACTTTGAGTTACGAATAAAAATCATTGATAACTCAAAACTGTTATcaattatacataaaatttaattttttaattttaaatttggtttaacATGAGTTGTAATTGAGTTACAATGTTGACTTGAACCCTTTGTAAAATTTGCTAAATCAAAACTTAAACCAACATTAACCAAAATCCTATGTTTTAGAAGTtgaattacaaaattaattgattttctgtttaaaaataaaaaggaaaatggtTTTCAGAAACTGACGTATGTAACGTCATGTTAGTAAGACGTATGTATGTAGGTTAGTTAAACGTTTGTAGATTTACTTTTgctttgtaaattttaaatattactccctctgttttttaataatacatgttttgagattttcacactttttaataaaacatattaaaatttacttattagtgcatagttttttgttattttatatttcttatatttctaaacaaataaaatttcaaaaaatgcaattaatgtttttgagattcacaattattcataattagttgacaaaaattacattgaaaatatgaaaaatacatctttttgaaacaaaagaaattcctaaaacatacatctttaaaaacagagggagtattatttatggttcttttttttgtaacttatgGTTCTAATTCCACAATTATAGTAATATGTAAGTTTATTTTCGTTTGAGATAGCAACCATGATTTGTAatgaaacatttatattttttgctttATGCTTTATTATTAAATCCATGCTATTATATTCattattgatattatatatatatatattatttgtatcataatatttagaaaataatatgtattgaaaattatttttcaaaattttatactaatttaaaatataccttttagatttatttacttTAGAATAGCTAAtggtttaatatgttttaataatattttcattatttatatgtttatatattcaattattttattaaaactgcAATTTATACATGGAAATATTATTAGTCAtgagttttaataaaatgataatttttacttttagtgCAAAAATCCACATAAACATATAGTTTTTGTCACATTTTTACTCAAATTACATCAAATTATAAATCAcactatatagtatatatacttCAACTCAACTTTAATATACTATATGTTGTCGAAGCCATAATAAATGTCTTTTATGTTGTAATGAAATTGATGAACAAACGACAAAGTAACAAGATTAGCAATAGTTTTCTACAGCCAATTGAAAGATTTAGATTCTTTGAACACTCATCTTTGTCTTTAACCTCCTCTGCTTCACAGAACAGAGTCTTCACAAATCTCCTCCACAAAAGCCTCCATGTTCTTATCAGATAACCCACCTTCTCTACCCGCTTCAACCGCTAAACGCTTCCATTTCACAGCGTTTTCCCTCAGCTCCACCAACCTCTCATCCATCACTGCTTCCAAACACCTCCTTATCTCCTCTCTCTCCACCAATCCTTCCTCGTTCTCTCTCACCCTCACACCTGTTCTCCACAGCTCCTCCAGAAGCTTAGCGCTCGTAGGCTGATCAGACCACATCGGAAATGCCACCACCGGAACTCCAAGAACCAAACTCTCAAGCGTCGAACTCCACCCACAGTGAGTCACAAAACAACCTACGGCTCTGTGTTTCAAAACCTCCACCTGAGAACACCAAGACACGATCATACCAACCTCTTCGAGCTCGTGTCTGAAACCAGCGATCTTCTCAATCTCTGTCTCGTCCTCTCCTTCTGTCTTCGCTTCTCTGTTGGATTTATCAGTAATCACCCACAAGAACGGTCTCTTACCTTCTATGAGAGCTCTAGCTAGCTCCTCGATCTGTTTCTTGGACAACTCAACCATTGTTCCAAAAGAAACGTAAATAACAGAGGACTCTGTTTTTGACTCTAGCCAACGGCTATAACTACTACCAGTTTGCTCTTTCGACAAATCTTTAACTGGTTCACTTCCCGTGAACATGTCCGAAGGGAGTAAAGGACCAACCGCCACCATTCCGACACTCGGGATAGCCTTCAACGCCTCTTGCTCCAGAGAATCAAACGTGTTAACGAGAATTTTCGGATTGGTTTCTTTTTTGAGAAGCTCCATGAGTTCTTGAAACGATGCGTACGCGGCTTGGTTTGTGTTAGTAGGCGTGAGGAAAGAAGGAAGATCACGTATTGCTAGAGACGGAAGGTTCTTGAACTCGAGATAAGAGTTGTTGTTGTCTCCGTTGAAGTGGTTGTAATAGATGTCGAAGACCAAAGCGGGTTGGATCCAGAGAAGAGCAGAGGGGAGTTGAAACCTACTTGCCACTTTTGGTGCCCAGTTGAGAAATATCGTGTAGACCAAGCAAGTCACCGGAGAGTCACCGTTCTCATTAGCTTTGATGAACTCCGAAAGGGCTTTGTCGCCGTTGATCTCGAGATTCGCAGACCGTTTCTTATGGTCTTCGGCGGTGGTAAGGCCTCCTTGGTCGAAGCCGTCAGAGAAAGTAAGGAAAGAGAGGTTATCAAGGTCGCTGTGATTAGATATCATAGAGCGGTGGAATACGGAGGCGCATGTGACGAAAGTGACACGTGCGCCGGTGGTTCTGATGAGCCGATAAGCGAAACGGAGAGATGGGTTCACGTGGCCTTGCGCAGGGAACGTTACAAGTAGAAagtgtggtggtggtggtgccaTTAATTGTTGTTTGTTTTGGTACACTGAAGTGAATTTGAGTCCAATACAAGACTATATGTCTCTTGGGgtgttatataaatatatatatagagagagagagatgtgtaattaaattttgataCTTGGTCAGGTACTATGCACATGTATACGTCAAAACATAGGCAAAAATGTATCAGACTACTTGTGACGTCTGTGGTGACGCTCACTTCACTGGTTTTGTATGTAGCCTTTGGCCTCCTTTgtgtaaaaatccaaattttcgTTTGTGTGGTTACATGACTTGACGTCGACATATGAATGGAGATGCAAACATTAAACTCTGTTTCCCTTTACAGCTGACAAATTATTGTAGTTTTGTTTGAAAGTAATTAAAGATGCTTGCTACCCTTTTTATTCACCAATCCAATCCgtttaactatagtagttaaaGGAGCTGCTACTCAGATAACACCAACCTAACCTTCCAATGCCCTCTATAGTGTATACCATAAAAGAAGACCTAGGACTCGATATACCTAAGTCTAACAGAAAAGTGTTaacgaaaaaaacaaacaaacaaaacaagtcAAATCCTTGAAAGATGGTGAAGCGAGAAGCTGAGAACAACGTATGGAATTCGGCCATGCAGCCTTTCTTGGATATCTCGTAAACTTCAGAAACACATCAATGTCAAATCTTAACGTTGAAAACTAAAGCACAGATGCTCTGATTCGCTATATCAAATCTCTTATTAATTGAAAAACattataatattgttttgtagttttatgaaaatgaaattaaaaattcttagaaaaataggttgattcatcttaatttatattatactttttactAGGTATTTAGTCCACACATACATGCATAATAATTTTACagatatttgtaaataaatatattataaaaaatttatataggatacttttattttatgttaaataaatTTGACAACACTTATACATACAACTGCAATACAAcaattataattaaaactatatacatggatttataatcattttaaaaatattatgatgtagaatatttttggataacataatatagaattttttagataatgatgattataCTGTCGCGTAAATTTTAACATGATTATCATAGTTAGTTATTAAGGCCTAAGGGTAATATGAAGACTTTAAACGCTATCAAGTTCTCAGGTAACcatagtcaaaaaaaaaaaagttctcagGTAACCAGCTGATTCTGTGCAGGCCCGGTCGTGACCTTGAGTGGACTAACATCTTGACCCCTCCTAACTGCTTGGAAAACTCAAATCTTATGTACTCCAAAAGAGACAAAAAATTCTACTTGCCTGCTCCTGGAGGTAAATACTTTTTCTCTTCATCTCCACTccaaagaagaagatatccctgAGGTCCAAGAGGTCGTCTACCGGGGCCACCCAGGGTTGGATCAGTCGGAATGGGAGCTTTTGAGTTCGTGTACCAGGACGGAGTATCTTGTGGAGTCACCCTTTAGTAGTGAACGTTTCCTAATCAAATGGTTTTTATCTCTATAAATCATGGTTTTGTTTAATagagataaaaaaattgttacaaaaGCCTGAGAATAAATTTTTTGGTGCAATTTCTATACTGATGACATATGTATCTTTGATATTTCagctaatatataaatatatagttagttATACATTTGGGATTGTACAAGACATAGATAAATGTATTTCTTTGTTGTAATGAAACTGATAGACAAAGGACAAAGTAACAAGACTAGCAAGAGTTTACAACCAGTTGAAGGATTTAGATTCCTTTGAACACTCATCTTTGTCTTTAACCTCCTCTGCTTCAGTCTTGACAAATCTCATCCACAAAAGCCTCCATGTTCTTATCAGATGACCCACCTTCTCTACCCGCTTCAACCGCTAAACGCTTCCATTTCTCAGCGTTTTCCCTCAGCTCCACAAGCCTTTCATCCATCACTGCTTCCAAACACCTCCTTATCTCGCCTCTCTCCACCAATCCTTCCTCGTTCTCTCTCACCCTCACACCTGTTCTCCACAGCTCCTCCAGAAGCTTTGCGCTCGTAGGTTGATCAGACCACATCGGAAACGCCACCACCGGAACTCCAAGAACCAAACTCTCAAGCGTCGAGCTCCACCCGCAATGAGTCACAAAGCAACCTACGGCTCTGTGTCTCAAAACCTCCACCTGCGAACACCAAGACACGATCATACCAACCTCTTCGAGCTCGTGTCTGAAACCAGCGATCTTCTCAATCTCTGTCTCGTCCTCTCCTTCCGTTTTCGCTTCTCTGTTGGATTTATCAGTAATCACCCACAAGAACGGTCTCTTACCTTCTATGAGAGCTCTAGCTAGCTCCCCTATCTGTTTCTTGGACAACTCAACCATTTTTCCAAAAGAAACGTAAATAACAGAGGACTCTGATTTTGAGTCTAGCCAACGGCTATAACTACTACTACTTTGATCTTTGGACAAATCTTTAACTGATTCGCTTCCCGTGAACATGTCCGAAGGGAGTAAAGGACCAACCGCCACCATTCCGACACTCGGAATAGCCTTTAACGCTTCTTGCTCCAGAGAATCGAACGTGTTAACGAGAATCTTCGGATTAGTTTCTTCTTTGAGTAGCTCCATGAGTTCCTTAAACAATGCGTATGCGCCTTTGTTTGTACTAGTAGGCGTGAGAAAAGAAGGAAGATCACGGGTTTCTAGAGATGGGAGGTTCGGGAACTCGAGACGAGAGTTGTTGTTTCCGTTGAAGTAGTTGTAATAGATGTCGAAAACCAAAGCAGGTTGGATCCAGAGAAGAGCAGAAGGGAGTTGAAACCTGCTCGCCACTTTCGGAGCCCAGTTGAGAAGTAACGTGTAGACCAAGCAAGTCACCGGAGAGTCACCGTTCTTATTAGCTTCGATCAACTCTGACAGGGCTTTATCGCCGTTTTTCTCGAGGTTCACACCCCGGTTATGACGGTCTTCCGCGGTGGAGAGGCCTCCTTGGTCGAAGCCGTCGGAGAAAGTAAGGAAAGAGAGGTTGTCAAGGTCGCTGTGGTTGGATATCATGGAGCGGTGGAACACGGAGACGCACGTGACGAAAGTGACACGTGCACCGGTGGTTCTGATGAGCCGACGAGCGAAACGGAGAGATGGGTTCACGTGGCCTTGCGCAGGGAACGTTACCAGTAGAAAGTGTGGTGGTGGTGCCATTGTTGTTTGTTGTGGCGAGTCCAATACaagaatatatgtttttatttttttgactaatacaagaatatatgtttcttaaggtgttatatatatagagagagagatttgtaaTTAAATGTTGATACTTGGTCAGGTACTATGCACATGTATATGTCTTCATCAAAACATATGCAAAACTGTATTAGACTACTTGTGACGTCTGTGGTGACGCTCACTGGTTTTTATGTATAGCCTTTGGCCTCCTTCGTGTAAAATCCAAATTTGCGTTTGTGTGGTTGCATGACTTGACGTCGACATATGATTGGATATGCAAACATTTAACTCTGTTTCCCTTTACAGCTGAcaaattattatagttttgtTTGAAAGTAAAGATGTTTGCTACCCTTTTTATTCACCAATCCGTTTTAATTATAGCATAGATTAAAATGatatctaattttaatatacttttttgcCTATACAATATAAGTTCTAAAATAGTGACAGACTTACAGTTACTCTAAATTAAAATGttacatttttaacaaaattgtgCTTAAACAAAGCTAACCCACACTAAAACGACTTATAAACAAAGAACATGGTAAACGTTAACAGATAATGAAACAATAATTACTCTGTCGTTATTATGATTCATGACGTGTGCGAGAGAAAACGACATATCCTATGTAGAGAAGTTCAAATGATGCACATGTTCTTGAGTCTTTCAAATCTCCGGGGAAAAGTTAAGAGATACGTCTCACTTTCCTCTATGCATGATTGAGCTTGTGAATGaacccaaaaaaagaaaaaaagaaaacattgttGTATGAAGGTTGAATAAGGTTTAAACTTCTAAATGTAGACAACTTGTGAATCAAGCAACATAAAGCCATTagtttatatttacatatgttGCATGTCGTCACTCCTTATTTTTGGAAGACCTGTCTTTTCTATGACCACCAAGAATACGAGAAATCTGCAGACCTCTGCTAAACGCTTGGTTAAAGAGCATTCTCGTCTGGAACTCAGACACAAAAGGAAACCAAGCCAAGAACGCAACCGGCGTGAACAGAAGCAATCCCATCACTATCTCATACCCACGAGCTAGCGTCCTGACCGACGACCATATCCCTAGATGATGTATCAGAGGCTTACAAGCTTGCGCAATCTGATGACCAGAGGACAAAACAAACCAATGTCACAAAACCAGACGAAACTTGTGGTAGTACCctaagagacaaaaaaaaaaaaagagaaatatatatacttacaaGAAGCATTCCCCATCCAGTTGGCATGAAGGCAAGCATGCAGATGAACAAGTCTTTGACCGTTATCAGAGGAAGCGCGAGGAGAGTAATAAGAACAGTAACAAACGCCAAGAACACAAGACCCTTTATCATTCTGAACAGAAGCTGGAAACTAGTGCTGAATCTTCTCCTCCCCATCCCCAAACCCTGCAATAATGAATCATTACACATAAGATTAGtaaactctcaagaaaattaAACTGAGAGAATGTGAATAAAGATTCATCATACCTTCACAATGAGTAGAAGTAATAAGATGACAAACCAAGAAGCTCCATAAACCCAAACGCTTTGGTTTTTGCCTTTAAAGATACTGAGCTGATACACAAGTCCATACTGAAATATAAAGAACCGCAACGCCAAGAAGATCTCAAGGACGATGCCACGGAGCCCCGAGTGCTTAAGGTGCTCCATCTCCTTCTCCCACCAAGACTCCCAGCTCTTCTCAGCCGGAACACCGATCCCTCCTCTGTTGTATATCCACTTGTTCCAGTCCGTCCAGTCATCAACGATCTTCTGCCACTCGAAGCCAGAAGGGTTGAACAAAAACGGAGCAAACAGCCACGTCACCACCATGAACCATATCGAAACGGTGATGAGAATGTAAGTCACAACCCCTCTGTACGCTTGACCAAACAGCTGATACACCAGCAGGAGAATCATCAGCTCGATGCCCTTCACGAAGTGGCTACGCGAGTAGAATCTGTAGTTCTCGGCGAACTTGGCGTGGAAGACAACAAAGCCGCGTCCGGTTCCTCTGTACTCCGCGCCTCCGTGGAACAGCGTTCTCCCGTAGTAATGCGTCTTGGTACCGAGCTGGAACGTGAAGAAAACGGAAGCGAGCTGGAGCTGCATCATCACGAACTCGATCAACGCGTTGTGGAAGCCTCTCTCGAGTCCTATCTCCATCATCATGGGGAGAGCCATGAGGAAACCGATCTGCACGAATGATTGAGAAGCGAGAGCTGCCTCGAGAGGCTTGTTGTTGCGGAAAGCTCTTTGGTTGCTCAGCCCTTGCTCGAGTCCACTAAGTACTAGGTATAACCGGCCGTAAAGAAATACGTATACTGTAAGCACTGTTAACTGTCAAAACATAGAGAGAAAATGGCTTCAGAGTTTTGAgggaaaacaaaaatagaaactcAAAAACCTTACCATTGTACTGAAATAGAAACCGATCGTGGTGAAGTAACAAGAGAGCATCCGGAAGAAATCGAAACGGTGTCCGAGTCTGTACAAGTCGCGGCTCAGAGTTTGCTCACCGTTACCGTTGGCGATTTGGCTTCGAACATTGAGATCTGATTGAGTCCCACGTCTCTCCCTTTACCAACTTGTATGTACTCATGATGCGTCACGTTTCCTTCGCGGAGAGTCGAGTTAAAACCTGCGAAGATGTCTTCGCTAAGGTTGATGACTTTGGAAGCTTTGCAGATACCACCTCTGGTGAGGTGAAAGAGACGGTCAAAGATATCTGGATGACCGTAATGGAATCGGATCCTGAGAGAGAAGTGGAAGAATAGAATACATTTAACTTTGACAATCAATCATAAGATTTTCACAACTGTGGGGGATGATACTTACTTCAAGGGACTAGCTAGCACTCTTTGCCCAATTGTTACAAAGCTGTTCTCCTGATTTGACATAAACCATGCAAGAGAAGACACACTGCCCAAAAGAAACCACAAAGAGATCAATATGATGTGCACTGAAACTAAACAATTCTAAGAGATAGAAACTAGTTCATACCTTCCAGTGAAGATATGCTCTCTAAGACCAAGAATGGTAGGGAACCTTACGCCTCCATGCTTAACAAGAAACTCTTGCAGCAAGTTCCTCATTTTGAAAGCTTCCTCCATATAGTTATCCTATTTTTTGTCAAGTCTTTAGAGGTTAAGAAGAGTCTCCCATGGTGCCtattctttaaaataattatataagcATATATGCACCTGGTTCATGTCTATTGTTTGCAACCCTTCGCCACGTGTAAAAATGATAGCATGGTTCTGATTTTCCGGCTTTCCCTCTCCTAGTATAGCTGGCCCCGGAAGCTTAATCCTATAAATGAgctgacagaaaaaaaaaatataaactcaGCCTCTCCACAAAGCACAACAATATCTTCTGACCTCACTGCATAGGTTTGAACAGCATcaatagttttttctttcttctcatttATGTACCTGATCCAGTGTTTGAACAGATTCAGAAGAATCCATTGGTTTGGTCTGTGGAGCAGCTTTCACAAGAGCTGAGTAATAAATCTTTTCCTCTGTTCCCTTATAGCTTTCTTTATGTGTTTGCTCCACCTCATCAATATAAGCAACACGAATAGAAGGATACGTTGTCATAAGTCTCAATATGTCTTTAGCACGCTGGTCACCAGATCTCTTGTGAATACTGTACTGTTGGCAGGAAACCACAAATGTGAATTTCATATCAGCAAGTGCTTGACACTGTGCCCAGAGTGACTCTCCACTCTTTGATGCTTCTTCACTGGTTAACTCGAGAGCCTTGTAGCCTTTCAATAATtctagaaagaaaagaaaggaagGTAAGTTTAGGGAATATGCTTTCACACTTTACAAGAATCAAAGGGAAACCACAGTACCTTCATCCTTTGCCGTGTCAAGGAAGGCCTGAAGTTCCAAAGCCTTTCGATAATACATCATGCCTCGCACTTGTTGAAACAAAACCATAAAGATCAGGCACAACAACAAGTTTAGCAATAGAGAGATTAATAGTGTGACACTAGAGTCTATATACCAGTTTTAGTCAGAGTTTGGCCTCTGTAAGATGCCCATAGACGAAGCTCATCTTCCAACTCGTCTTTTGTTCTTAGTTCTTCTTCGCTGCCACATTTAACTCGTTCCAGAAAGTTCGTCCATTCGTCTGATGTAAAAGCCATAAACTCAGCTGCTAGCTCAAACACAATAATatggagaaaaagaaaagaagagagagaaaagtgAAACCTGGGAAGATCTTCTGCAAGTAAAAAAGTATGGAGACTCCATCTTCATTTTGCTGTTCTAAACCAAATATGGAGAAAAGAACATCCTCTGAATAGTATGGTGTGAGGACCCTACggaaaagaaaagcaaaatgAAAGTTGTTCAGCTACTAGATGTATCATATGTCAGCATCCATAGACCATGAGATAAGTTGAAAGTGATGGAACCTACGAGAAGGAAAGCATGTTGCGGATCTTTGGTGCAGGAGGCATGTCCATGAATAATGAGTTTGAAAAGAAAGTTAGACGCCTTCGAGCTTCCAAGTTGGACGGCACATCCATAGCTGACTCCTTGACAGTAAGCAAAAGATGAAGCCTCTTGATCTgcaaaatgacaaaaaaaaaaaagcaaggcAGAGAAATCACTTAGACACTTATCATGTgtaatgaaaacataaatgaaAGAATATTGTAAGGGAACTGAGCCTTGCTTTTTCTTTCCAGGCTTCCTTTTGAGAGTAAACTGGGAACTGAAGCTGGCTGAAATATTTGCGCTGTTGATGAAGAGGGGTCATGACGTCGTACTTGACATAAGCTCCATTGTGAGCAGTCTCCAGTAAGCTATGGAATGAAAACTCTATATCAGAGTGATTTCAAACAAAAAGTGATTGTTCATGCAAATGGTTTTTCTTACCTTGGAACTTCTTCGTCCATTATGTCTCTAGTCACCACTTCTAACATGTTCAGCAAGACGATCACAATCTGATCCTTGTCCTCCTCTCTGTTTTGTATCTGTTGCAAGTAGAACAAGCTCTCAGTTATTTCCTTAAATTCATGCTAAGCTTTGCAAGAGATATTCAGCATTCGTTACCAAATATTCGATTAGCTGAACAAACTGGCCATACAGATCAGGAAGAGAACTCAGGTTCAGTTCTGTTATCAGTGTTTCTTTCTCGATATGttcatcaatcttggagaagatatCATTTATGACCCTGGCCAAGAACAAGTTAGATAAAAAAAGGCAATGTATTTCCTGGTTTTTTGGAACAAAGGCAAAGAGATTTCAATAACTTACTGTCTTTCTCGTTCTCCAATAACCAAATAATTAATGAGATTCTTGAAAGAGGCATA
The Raphanus sativus cultivar WK10039 chromosome 1, ASM80110v3, whole genome shotgun sequence DNA segment above includes these coding regions:
- the LOC108862295 gene encoding LOW QUALITY PROTEIN: UDP-glycosyltransferase 75B1 (The sequence of the model RefSeq protein was modified relative to this genomic sequence to represent the inferred CDS: inserted 2 bases in 1 codon) codes for the protein MAPPPPHFLLVTFPAQGHVNPSLRFAYRLIRTTGARVTFVTCASVFHRSMISNHSDLDNLSFLTFSDGFDQGGLTTAEDHKKRSANLEINGDKALSEFIKANENGDSPVTCLVYTIFLNWAPKVASRFQLPSALLWIQPALVFDIYYNHFNGDNNNSYLEFKNLPSLAIRDLPSFLTPTNTNQAAYASFQELMELLKKETNPKILVNTFDSLEQEALKAIPSVGMVAVGPLLPSDMFTGSEPVKDLSKEQTGSSYSRWLESKTESSVIYVSFGTMVELSKKQIEELARALIEGKRPFLWVITDKSNREAKTEGEDETEIEKIAGFRHELEEVGMIVSWCSQVEVLKHRAVGCFVTHCGWSSTLESLVLGVPVVAFPMWSDQPTSAKLLEELWRTGVRVRENEEGLVEREEIRRCLEAVMDERLVELRENAVKWKRLAVEAGREGGLSDKNMEAFVEEICEDSVXCEAEEVKDKDECSKNLNLSIGCRKLLLILLLCRLFINFITT
- the LOC108834499 gene encoding LOW QUALITY PROTEIN: UDP-glycosyltransferase 75B2 (The sequence of the model RefSeq protein was modified relative to this genomic sequence to represent the inferred CDS: deleted 1 base in 1 codon), giving the protein MAPPPHFLLVTFPAQGHVNPSLRFARRLIRTTGARVTFVTCVSVFHRSMISNHSDLDNLSFLTFSDGFDQGGLSTAEDRHNRGVNLEKNGDKALSELIEANKNGDSPVTCLVYTLLLNWAPKVASRFQLPSALLWIQPALVFDIYYNYFNGNNNSRLEFPNLPSLETRDLPSFLTPTSTNKGAYALFKELMELLKEETNPKILVNTFDSLEQEALKAIPSVGMVAVGPLLPSDMFTGSESVKDLSKDQSSSSYSRWLDSKSESSVIYVSFGKMVELSKKQIGELARALIEGKRPFLWVITDKSNREAKTEGEDETEIEKIAGFRHELEEVGMIVSWCSQVEVLRHRAVGCFVTHCGWSSTLESLVLGVPVVAFPMWSDQPTSAKLLEELWRTGVRVRENEEGLVERGEIRRCLEAVMDERLVELRENAEKWKRLAVEAGREGGSSDKNMEAFVDEICQTEAEEVKDKDECSKESKSFNWL
- the LOC108805338 gene encoding LOW QUALITY PROTEIN: callose synthase 1 (The sequence of the model RefSeq protein was modified relative to this genomic sequence to represent the inferred CDS: inserted 1 base in 1 codon), which codes for MSQRRESGPSRPHRPIQRTQTVGSLGEAMLDSEVVPSSLVEIAPILRVANEVEASNPRVAYLCRFYAFEKAHRLDPTSSGRGVRQFKTALLQRLERENETTLAGRQKSDAREMQSFYQHYYKKYIQALQNAADKADRAQLTKAYQTAAVLFEVLKAVNQTEDVPVPIQILQQQKKVEEKKQIYKPYNILPLDPDSQNQAIMRLPEIQAAVTALRNIRGLPWKADHKKKTDEDILDWLQSMFGFQEDNVSNQREHLILLLANVHIRQYPRPEQEPKLDDGALTIVMKKLFRNYKKWCKYLGRKSSLWLPTIQQEVQQRKLLYMGLYLLIWGEAANLRFMPECLCYIYHHMAFELYGMLAGSVSPMTGEHVKPAYGGEDEAFLQKVVTPIYKTIAKEAKRSRGGKSKHSVWRNYDDLNEYFWSVRCFRLGWPMRADADFFCQTAEELRVENSEIKSNSGDRWMGKVNFVEIRSFWHIFRSFDRMWSFYILCLQAMIVIAWNGSGELSAIFQGDVFLKVLSIFITAAVLKLAQALLDIALSWKARHSMSHYVKLRYVLKAGAAAGWVIVMPVAYAYSWKNASGFALTIKNWFGGHGHNSPSLFIVAILIYLSPNMLSALLFLFPFIRRYLERSDFKIMMLMMWWSQPRLYIGRGMHESALSLFKYTMFWIVLLFSKLAFSFYAEIKPLVGPTKDIMRIHISVYSWHEFFPHAKNNLGVVIALWSPVILVYFMDTQIWYAIVSTLVGGLNGAFRRLGEIRTLAMLRSRFQSIPGAFNDCLVPQDKSDDTKKRGFKATFSRKFDQLPSSKDKEAARFAQMWNKIISSFREEDLISDREMELLLVPYWSDPDLDLIRWPPFLLASKIPIALDMAKDSNGKDRELKKRLAVDSYMTCAVTECYASFKNLINYLVIGERERQVINDIFSKIDEHIEKETLITELNLSSLPDLYGQFVQLIEYLIQNREEDKDQIVIVLLNMLEVVTRDIMDEEVPSLLETAHNGAYVKYDVMTPLHQQRKYFSQLQFPVYSQKEAWKEKIKRLHLLLTVKESAMDVPSNLEARRRLTFFSNSLFMDMPPAPKIRNMLSFSVLTPYYSEDVLFSIFGLEQQNEDGVSILFYLQKIFPDEWTNFLERVKCGSEEELRTKDELEDELRLWASYRGQTLTKTVRGMMYYRKALELQAFLDTAKDEELLKGYKALELTSEEASKSGESLWAQCQALADMKFTFVVSCQQYSIHKRSGDQRAKDILRLMTTYPSIRVAYIDEVEQTHKESYKGTEEKIYYSALVKAAPQTKPMDSSESVQTLDQLIYRIKLPGPAILGEGKPENQNHAIIFTRGEGLQTIDMNQDNYMEEAFKMRNLLQEFLVKHGGVRFPTILGLREHIFTGSVSSLAWFMSNQENSFVTIGQRVLASPLKIRFHYGHPDIFDRLFHLTRGGICKASKVINLSEDIFAGFNSTLREGNVTHHEYIQVGKGRDVGLNQISMFEAKXANGNGEQTLSRDLYRLGHRFDFFRMLSCYFTTIGFYFSTMLTVLTVYVFLYGRLYLVLSGLEQGLSNQRAFRNNKPLEAALASQSFVQIGFLMALPMMMEIGLERGFHNALIEFVMMQLQLASVFFTFQLGTKTHYYGRTLFHGGAEYRGTGRGFVVFHAKFAENYRFYSRSHFVKGIELMILLLVYQLFGQAYRGVVTYILITVSIWFMVVTWLFAPFLFNPSGFEWQKIVDDWTDWNKWIYNRGGIGVPAEKSWESWWEKEMEHLKHSGLRGIVLEIFLALRFFIFQYGLVYQLSIFKGKNQSVWVYGASWFVILLLLLIVKGLGMGRRRFSTSFQLLFRMIKGLVFLAFVTVLITLLALPLITVKDLFICMLAFMPTGWGMLLIAQACKPLIHHLGIWSSVRTLARGYEIVMGLLLFTPVAFLAWFPFVSEFQTRMLFNQAFSRGLQISRILGGHRKDRSSKNKE